In one window of bacterium DNA:
- the tadA gene encoding tRNA adenosine(34) deaminase TadA — MNGGIFADFAKHERWLHEALKEAQAAADEGEVPVGAVVVRDGRIIGRGRNRVETLQDPTAHAEIMAIGAAAGEGESWRLDDATLYVTLEPCTMCSGAILLSRVGQVVFGATDPRAGGVVSTARLLDGNPYNHRVSVVGGILGEECAGLLSDFFGERRNR, encoded by the coding sequence ATGAATGGTGGAATCTTCGCCGACTTCGCCAAGCACGAACGTTGGCTGCACGAGGCGCTGAAGGAGGCCCAGGCCGCCGCCGACGAGGGCGAGGTGCCCGTCGGTGCGGTGGTGGTCCGGGACGGGAGGATCATCGGCCGCGGGCGCAACCGGGTCGAGACGCTGCAGGACCCCACGGCCCACGCCGAGATCATGGCCATCGGGGCGGCGGCCGGCGAGGGGGAGAGCTGGCGCCTCGACGACGCGACCCTCTACGTGACGCTCGAACCCTGCACCATGTGCAGCGGCGCGATCCTGCTGTCGCGGGTGGGGCAGGTGGTCTTCGGGGCCACGGATCCGCGAGCGGGGGGCGTCGTGAGCACGGCCCGGCTCCTGGACGGCAACCCCTACAACCACCGGGTTTCGGTGGTGGGGGGCATCCTGGGCGAGGAGTGCGCGGGCCTCTTGAGCGACTTCTTCGGGGAACGCCGCAACCGCTGA